One genomic window of Mus pahari chromosome 23, PAHARI_EIJ_v1.1, whole genome shotgun sequence includes the following:
- the Fbrsl1 gene encoding fibrosin-1-like protein isoform X8, with protein sequence MFAAPPTLPPPPALPASSLVIPGHPADHELLRQELNTRFLVQNAERPGASLGPGALLRAEFHQHTHQHTHQHTHTHQHQHTFAPFAGLPPTPLMPPTAPSPFDKFSPKLDSPYFRHSNTSNSIEITGRSSAVHTFLQKAPGVSDPYRTAVRMQLDPHKLEVGTKLDLFSRPPAPGMFSGFHYPQDLARPLFSSTGATHPTANPFGPSAHHGSFLPTGHLTDPFSRSSTFGGLGSLSNHAFGGLGSHALTPGSSIFAPKEGTALLGLPSPHDAWNRLHRVPPSFPTPPPWPKPVDTERLSALTNHDREPDKGQEEHERDLLEKTRLQSHGSPVAPVGHPISSLLQRGSGELSRPGVLTEREAETRVKESHSPSKEDGAKLAARPPSPYCKAALGDCLRLAGLLGRDSGKQTPDRPQGDVKVKEERREDETPDLTGVSVHSTATHLGLGTSGFVWDPPRDTYRGLELPRRSFPAPPPAAGPSPFELSERAYRDREPHDYSPERLREVRREELERARAPDSDAAAALLPAMHYPRLAPGALHGALLARTPPAAAALGAPPPLVTAGGVPTPPAHPRTTPLALGPGEARDYSPACNPPEVEAR encoded by the exons ATGTTCGCTGCCCCCCCAACACTGCCCCCGCCCCCGGCGTTGCCCGCCAGCAGCCTGGTCATCCCAGGACACCCCGCCG ATCACGAACTGCTCAGGCAAGAGCTGAACACGCGGTTTCTGGTGCAGAACGCGGAGCGGCCTGGCGCCTCCCTGGGCCCGGGGGCTCTGCTGCGGGCCGAGTTCCACCAGCACACGCACCAGCACacgcaccagcacacacacacgcaccagcACCAACACACTTTCGCCCCCTTTGCGGGGCTGCCCCCGACGCCGCTTATGCCGCCCACCGCACCCTCGCCG TTTGACAAGTTCTCACCCAAGCTGGACAGCCCCTACTTCCGACATTCCAAC ACTTCAAACTCAATCGAGATAACAGGCCGGTCGAGTGCGGTTCACACTTTCCTGCAGAAAGCCCCTGGG GTGTCCGATCCGTACCGGACAGCAGTCAGG ATGCAGCTGGACCCCCACAAGCTAGAGGTTGGCACAAAGCTGGACCTGTTCAGCCGGCCCCCCGCCCCAGGCATGTTCTCTGGGTTCCACTACCCACAGGACCTGGCCCGGCCCCTCTTCTCCAGCACAG GTGCCACCCATCCAACCGCCAACCCATTTGGACCCTCAGCTCATCATGGCAGCTTCCTGCCCACTGGTCACCTGACAG ACCCTTTCAGCAGATCCAGTACTTTCGGAGGCCTGGGGAGCCTGAGCAACCATGCGTTTGGAGGTCTGGGCAGCCATGCACTGA CACCAGGGAGCAGCATCTTTGCCCCCAAGGAGGGCACAGCTTTGCTTGGCCTGCCCAGCCCCCATGATGCCTGGAACCGGCTGCACCGGGTGCCACCTTCCTTTCCTACCCCACCGCCGTGGCCCAAGCCAGTGGACACAGAGCGCCTCTCAGCCCTGACCAACCATGACCGAGAGCCTGACAAGGGCCAGGAAGAGCATGAGAG GGACCTCCTAGAGAAAACGCGCCTGCAGAGCCACGGCTCACCTGTAGCACCAGTGGGACACCCCATCAGCAGCCTCCTACAGCGGGGCTCCGGTGAGCTGAGCCGCCCTGGGGTCCTTACCGAGCGTGAGGCTGAGACTCGGGTCAAGGAGAGCCACTCACCCAGCAAGGAGGATGGCGCCAAACTGGCTGCGCGACCTCCATCGCCCTACTGCAAGGCAGCCCTTGGCGACTGCCTACGCCTGGCAGGCCTACTGGGTCGGGATTCCGGGAAGCAGACCCCTGATCGGCCCCAGGGCGATGTGAAGGTCAAGGAGGAACGCAGGGAAGACGAGACACCGGACCTCACGGGCGTCAGCGTGCACTCCACAGCTACACATCTGGGCCTGGGCACGTCAGGCTTCGTGTGGGATCCACCGCGCGACACCTACCGAGGCCTGGAACTACCGCGTCGCTCCTTCCCAGCCCCGCCGCCCGCTGCGGGACCCTCTCCCTTCGAGCTCTCGGAGCGCGCCTACCGGGACCGTGAGCCTCACGACTACAGCCCGGAGCGCCTGCGGGAGGTGCGCCGGGAGGAGTtggagcgcgcgcgcgcgcccgaCTCAGACGCCGCCGCCGCGCTGCTGCCGGCCATGCACTACCCGCGCCTGGCTCCTGGGGCGCTGCACGGTGCGCTCCTGGCACGCACCCCGCCGGCCGCCGCGGCGCTCGGTGCGCCTCCTCCACTGGTGACTGCGGGCGGGGTCCCCACGCCGCCCGCGCATCCCAGGACGACGCCCTTGGCGCTGGGGCCTGGCGAGGCACGGGACTACTCGCCCGCGTGCAACCCTCCCGAGGTGGAGGCTCGGTAG
- the Lrcol1 gene encoding leucine-rich colipase-like protein 1, whose protein sequence is MSVTVWTPLLLLLLLWAGPTFQDKNMRVSAYKGIGEMCRYNSECQSDCCVTNSLNPQKFCTAQTVFLECVPWRKPNGFLCEENSECHSNCCIRTSSSPGLFCSSKTFFMQCISWRMPEGAVCQHHLECWSLCCLPLSENNPSSRCTKRTGLLALCLPI, encoded by the exons ATGTCTGTCACGGTGTGgacgccgctgctgctgctgctgctgctctgggctGGACCCACATTCCAGGATAAGAACATGAGGGTTTCAGCCTACAAG GGGATCGGAGAGATGTGTCGATACAATTCTGAGTGTCAGAGTGACTGCTGTGTCACCAACAGCTTGAACCCACAGAAATTCTGCACTGCCCAGACTGTGTTTTTGGAATGTGTGCCCTGGAGGAAG CCAAATGGGTTCCTCTGTGAAGAAAACTCAGAATGCCACAGCAACTGCTGCATCAGGACTAGCAGCAGCCCAGGCTTGTTCTGCTCATCAAAGACCTTCTTCATGCAGTGTATATCTTGGCGCATG cccgaaGGAGCCGTATGCCAACACCACCTTGAATGCTGGAGCCTGTGCTGCCTCCCCCTGAGCGAAAACAACCCATCCTCCCGCTGCACAAAGCGCACCGGGCTCCTGGCTCTCTGCCTGCCGATT TGA